The Acinetobacter lwoffii genomic sequence GGCGATGACGTGACTTTCGGTGAAATTGAAGAAATTACTGATGTCGTGAACCAGATTGTCGATTTAGATGAGGGTCAAGTGTTCTACGGTACCGTTTTTGATCCGGATGCGCGTGATGAAATCAGCGTGACTGTGATTGCAACAGGTCTCACCCGTCATGCAGCGGATTCAGTTGAACCGACCAAACGTACTAATGTACAGGCAACTCGTCCAGCAGCAGCTGCACAGGCTGTGGTGGAAGATGATGATGTACCGGCAATTCAGCGTCAGCAGCATGAAACAGGTGCAGCAGCGAATCCAGCGGCGGCTTCAGTTTCTAGCCCGCGCCCAACGCCAATGAGCATTCAGGATTATCTTAAGAATCAACAGCGTAAATAACATGTAACATCATGTGTTTAGCTAAATTAGACAGGAAAGGTGGCTTTTAAGCCACCTTTTTGTTTTTTATCAATAGCCAAATATGCTAACGTATAGCGGTTTTATAGATGAACAGATGATAAAAGCATGTTGAAACAACGTACCCTGAAACGTGTCGTGAAAGCGAGCGGAATCGGTCTTCACAGTGGGCAAAAAGTCATGATTAACTTTGTGCCGCACCATGCCGATGGGGGAATTGTGTTTCGTCGTATTGACCTGAATCCGCCAGTCGACATTCCTGCCGATGCCATGCTGATTCAAGAAGCCTTCATGTGCTCGAACCTGGTTCAGGAAAATGCCAAAGTAGGCACCATTGAACATGTCATGAGTGCGATTGCTGGTCTAGGCATTGATAACCTGATTATTGAAGTGTCGGCCTCTGAAGTCCCGATTATGGATGGCAGTGCAGGTCCGTTTATTTACCTGCTCATGCAGGGCGGTTTGCAAGAACTGGATGCTGCTAAAAAATTCGTCAAGATTATTAAACCGGTTGAAGCACTCATTGATGACAAACGTGCCATTTTTAGCCCACATGAGGGCTTTCAGCTGAATTTCACCATCGATTTTGATCATCCTGCCTTTAAAAAAGAATATCAGTCCGCCAGTATCGATTTTTCTACTGAAACCTTCGTTTATGAAGTCAGTGAAGCGCGTACCTTTGGGTTTATGAAAGATCTGGATTATCTCAAAGCCAATAATCTGGCGCTGGGTGCCAGCCTGGAAAATGCCATTGGTGTAGATGAAACCGGGGTCGTTAATGAAGAAGGTTTACGTTTCTCGGACGAATTTGTACGTCATAAAATTCTGGATGCCGTGGGTGATTTATACCTGCTCGGGCATCAGATTATTGCCAAATTTGATGGTTATAAATCTGGACATGCCTTGAATAATCAACTTTTACGCAATGTGAAAAGTGATCCAAGCTGCTATGAAATTGTAACATTTGATGACGAAGCCAATTGTCCAATCATGTATGTGAATGTGACATAAGTCATTGTGTTTGTGTCTTTATGTTTTTGTTATTGCTTTAATACTGTGATACACATCACATAATGTTTGCTTTTTAATTTATTACATTTGATTGCTATGTTACTTTTTATTGCTTGCCAAACGTAGTAAAGCTTGGCTAAGCTTAGGGTCGCTTATAAAGTCAGCAGCACTACGAAGTAATTCCTGTGTTTCTGCATTTAAGGCTCTTTCAGGTGTTGCTGAAACAGGTGGCGTTTGCGAAGGATTCCGCAGGCAAACTTGAAGTTTAGTGAGATCTGTTAATTCATTTATTTGAGAGAGTTGTGAAATGTATTGCTTTTGAAGATAGGCCAATTGACTGATCATGGCCTGGTTTTCACCAGTAATCGTTAACACACCATTTTGATAGCAGACAACTTGCCAGCGTTCCGGTTGGGGCAATAGCGGTTGTACGAGTTTCGTGAGTTTCTGCCAAGCAGCGACTTGTGATGAGAGAAACGAAAAGTTTCCTGTTTTTATCTGTTTTCTTGTTTGTTGAAAAACGTTGACAGGTTCCGACATACATAATTCCTACATATTTATGTCTTAATCTTATGCGCTTCTTTTAGTGGATATCAAGGATAGAGATCTTCAAGGAACTCGATTAAAGCAGTTTAGAGAGGTTTTTTATGCATATGCGACGTATTTTGTTGGCATTTTCTTTATCAGTTTCAGCGGCTTCGGTTGCGTTCGCAGATTTAGTTAATCTAAATCAAGAAAATGGTTCAACAGATCGTATCGAGCAATTGACGCGTACTCTGGCACAGGGTGCATATACTCATCCAGATGATATCGATATTCCAGCACAGACTAAATTGAATGTTCAACTTCGTGAGAAACCAGTTGAACTGAACAATCGAACGCTTGCTCAGAAGTATGCCAATACTTCATCCAATAAAGCGGCAGCAAACAGTGCTTATTCTTGGCTAATTTCTCATCCTTTACCTAATTCTCGCGTAAGTTCAAATTACGGTGGCCGTACCATGAGTGGCCGTGCTGAAAATCATTCAGGCCTTGATCTTGCAGCGCCAAGTGGTACACCAATCTATGCAACAGGTCCAGGAATTGTGACCAAATCAGGTTGGGGCACAGGTTATGGTCAATATGTTGAAATCAATCATGGCAATGGCTATTTAACGCGC encodes the following:
- the lpxC gene encoding UDP-3-O-acyl-N-acetylglucosamine deacetylase, which translates into the protein MLKQRTLKRVVKASGIGLHSGQKVMINFVPHHADGGIVFRRIDLNPPVDIPADAMLIQEAFMCSNLVQENAKVGTIEHVMSAIAGLGIDNLIIEVSASEVPIMDGSAGPFIYLLMQGGLQELDAAKKFVKIIKPVEALIDDKRAIFSPHEGFQLNFTIDFDHPAFKKEYQSASIDFSTETFVYEVSEARTFGFMKDLDYLKANNLALGASLENAIGVDETGVVNEEGLRFSDEFVRHKILDAVGDLYLLGHQIIAKFDGYKSGHALNNQLLRNVKSDPSCYEIVTFDDEANCPIMYVNVT
- a CDS encoding DciA family protein; the protein is MSEPVNVFQQTRKQIKTGNFSFLSSQVAAWQKLTKLVQPLLPQPERWQVVCYQNGVLTITGENQAMISQLAYLQKQYISQLSQINELTDLTKLQVCLRNPSQTPPVSATPERALNAETQELLRSAADFISDPKLSQALLRLASNKK
- a CDS encoding M23 family metallopeptidase, with the protein product MHMRRILLAFSLSVSAASVAFADLVNLNQENGSTDRIEQLTRTLAQGAYTHPDDIDIPAQTKLNVQLREKPVELNNRTLAQKYANTSSNKAAANSAYSWLISHPLPNSRVSSNYGGRTMSGRAENHSGLDLAAPSGTPIYATGPGIVTKSGWGTGYGQYVEINHGNGYLTRYAHASRLIARVGEQVQAGDHIANVGCTGRCTGPHLHYEVVKDGQRKNPSTYLAMLP